One Merismopedia glauca CCAP 1448/3 genomic window carries:
- a CDS encoding calcium-binding protein, with translation MNRVAEDPDREQRIDLEIIVDAYVPEEQAMGWYYYLDKKLHFPFPALWNGSEVEVVEMSSEDDCEQQMFVEVLYKEGEAEDIFSVPLSDIEVDEVDDETAEAIADWHYWLDRGYDFRS, from the coding sequence ATGAATAGAGTTGCCGAAGATCCAGACAGAGAGCAGCGAATTGACCTCGAAATCATCGTTGATGCTTATGTTCCAGAAGAACAAGCGATGGGTTGGTATTATTATCTGGACAAGAAGCTCCATTTTCCTTTTCCAGCCTTATGGAATGGCTCAGAGGTTGAGGTAGTGGAAATGTCATCAGAAGACGATTGCGAACAGCAGATGTTCGTAGAAGTCCTGTACAAAGAAGGTGAAGCTGAGGATATCTTTTCTGTACCTCTATCAGATATTGAAGTAGACGAAGTAGATGATGAAACCGCAGAAGCCATAGCCGACTGGCATTACTGGTTAGACAGAGGTTATGATTTTCGGTCTTAA
- a CDS encoding DNA-binding domain-containing protein, whose amino-acid sequence MSKPQIAIRIPPLLLQELNRYVNRTGASKTDVVVSAIANYLDCLESVPLTQRIAELELKVQKLEDANARN is encoded by the coding sequence ATGAGTAAACCGCAAATAGCCATCCGCATCCCACCACTTCTGCTTCAGGAACTCAATCGCTACGTCAACCGAACTGGAGCCTCAAAAACTGATGTGGTCGTCAGTGCTATTGCCAATTACTTGGATTGCTTAGAAAGCGTACCCCTAACTCAGAGAATAGCTGAATTAGAGCTTAAAGTCCAAAAATTGGAAGATGCGAACGCACGCAACTAA
- a CDS encoding phosphorylase family protein, producing the protein MSSLRAVLSELIQQALTKDEFADLVFTHFPTVNSQFTEGQFQSQRIRLLLEYIDTRREPEKLLALIKSLNPTVYAEFAPKIAKAKSSPSQADQTAINQSSTQPAISSMSQSSQKTPTVGIITALPKEFAAMRRLLDNQEEIHIPGVGAGRRYVRGEVSGRNGGKHDVMLCLAAMGNNNAAIRSSLLLEHFPEIKSIVMVGIAGGIPHPEKPEDHVRLGDIVISNEKGVIQYDFDKETIAETIHRHPPRPPSASLLEGVRLLEADELEGKKPWLEFINQAILPAGETRPSSETDILVSSTDPSLKIEHPVDIRRIKDEPRVFTGSIASANKLLKNPLKRDELRDKFGVKAVEMEASGIADATWTHEVGYLVVRGICDYCDANKGDNWQAYAAAVAAAYTKALLRSMPAPKSSFSPKMTNPEELNAILDRLVQHEQTDADLTVLRQWLSGGGQIASQLGKYNVNLGQGQDIHVGDRIYQGVDAQTIREIVQSILQDLQAPPPGLPNPNAPKPPVTDNKLSLAQRLEKERLEKDLAARQQDYEGITDKLRWETNPIEKNSLEAQQEQLISKIKQLEQNLNLFN; encoded by the coding sequence ATGTCTTCCCTTCGCGCTGTCTTATCAGAACTGATTCAACAGGCTTTAACCAAAGATGAATTTGCCGACTTAGTATTTACCCATTTCCCCACCGTCAACTCTCAATTTACAGAGGGACAGTTCCAATCTCAACGCATCCGTCTCCTACTGGAATATATCGACACCCGCAGAGAACCAGAAAAGTTACTAGCACTAATTAAATCTCTAAACCCCACAGTTTATGCTGAATTTGCTCCAAAGATAGCTAAAGCTAAGTCATCACCTTCCCAAGCTGACCAAACAGCCATTAACCAGTCATCGACTCAACCAGCAATCTCCTCCATGTCTCAATCTAGCCAGAAAACCCCGACTGTTGGCATCATTACGGCACTACCCAAAGAATTTGCCGCCATGAGAAGGCTGTTAGATAACCAAGAGGAGATTCACATACCAGGAGTAGGTGCAGGTCGGCGATACGTGCGAGGAGAAGTATCTGGGCGCAATGGAGGGAAACACGATGTAATGCTCTGCCTAGCCGCAATGGGAAACAACAATGCTGCCATTCGCTCCTCATTATTGCTAGAGCATTTCCCAGAGATTAAGTCCATCGTCATGGTGGGAATTGCAGGCGGTATTCCCCATCCCGAAAAACCAGAAGACCACGTTCGTTTGGGAGATATCGTTATTTCTAACGAAAAAGGCGTAATTCAATACGACTTTGACAAAGAAACCATCGCCGAAACCATTCACAGACATCCACCCCGACCCCCAAGTGCTTCTTTATTAGAAGGAGTAAGATTGCTGGAAGCTGACGAACTGGAAGGTAAAAAACCTTGGCTGGAGTTCATCAATCAAGCAATTCTACCAGCAGGGGAAACGCGTCCTTCTAGCGAAACAGATATCCTTGTCAGTTCGACTGACCCCTCACTGAAGATAGAGCATCCTGTGGATATCAGGCGCATTAAGGATGAACCGCGAGTATTTACAGGCTCTATCGCTTCTGCCAACAAACTGTTGAAAAATCCCCTCAAGCGAGATGAGTTAAGAGATAAGTTTGGAGTCAAAGCCGTAGAAATGGAAGCTTCTGGAATAGCAGATGCGACTTGGACTCACGAAGTCGGGTATTTAGTGGTGCGGGGGATTTGCGATTACTGCGATGCCAATAAAGGAGATAATTGGCAAGCCTACGCCGCAGCAGTAGCAGCAGCATACACCAAAGCTTTGCTGCGATCGATGCCCGCCCCAAAGTCTAGTTTCTCACCCAAAATGACCAATCCTGAAGAGTTAAATGCCATACTCGATCGCTTAGTCCAACACGAGCAGACTGATGCCGATCTAACAGTGCTGCGGCAATGGCTCAGTGGTGGCGGTCAGATTGCGTCTCAGTTAGGAAAGTATAACGTAAATCTAGGACAAGGGCAGGATATTCATGTGGGCGATCGCATTTATCAAGGTGTTGATGCTCAAACAATTCGGGAGATCGTTCAGTCCATCCTTCAAGATCTTCAAGCGCCTCCTCCAGGATTACCCAATCCTAACGCTCCAAAACCTCCAGTGACTGACAATAAATTAAGCTTGGCACAGCGTTTAGAAAAGGAAAGATTAGAAAAAGATTTAGCTGCTCGGCAACAAGATTATGAAGGAATAACAGATAAACTTAGATGGGAAACTAATCCCATCGAGAAAAATAGCCTTGAAGCTCAACAAGAGCAACTAATTAGTAAGATTAAACAGCTAGAGCAGAATTTAAATCTATTCAATTAA
- a CDS encoding VMAP-C domain-containing protein has product MGSLARRLEKEKLEKDLAARKKDYEAVGDKHRHETNPSERNSLQSQLERLINEIENLEERLKEIKISSEEELIEILRGYFEQEKLIFQKAYRLSLPDRLIDKELPSSLEALISNLQLPQQQESYSFQEKFIGNLFIEQNLTSKLKRKLKEWAEENIKDCHQLLIQLNQERAQRSLYYPALLVAISEREGGYIVEAWLIENLTKYKQYSSSDCEQITIDRQAAIPTNETLSNVPELLKQLIAESYARCQHDLKQIHIFLPAKLMNHAVDCWQNLQADADNHDYLTTIGEDYEVIIRCSERLRGQSPAVVRWRDKANILKFQLAQSAQQIFMLGDSNNPKILWKKLKQQEQAIAVKIPTVFPKQEEPGTLLWQAAVPLALWIRQQLPDIENQLVLDELLQDCCLKDVPNQVKNKRLDATDCDLPENHIGRHLCLLWDDPNLLPPEQLLTPNKL; this is encoded by the coding sequence ATGGGTAGTTTAGCTAGAAGACTGGAAAAGGAAAAGCTAGAAAAAGATTTAGCTGCTCGTAAAAAAGATTATGAAGCAGTGGGGGATAAACATAGACACGAAACCAATCCCAGCGAACGCAATAGTCTTCAATCTCAACTAGAGCGACTGATTAACGAGATCGAAAATCTAGAAGAACGCCTTAAAGAAATTAAAATTTCTAGTGAAGAAGAGCTTATTGAAATATTAAGAGGTTACTTTGAACAAGAAAAGTTGATATTTCAAAAAGCATATCGATTATCTTTGCCAGATCGTTTGATTGATAAGGAATTACCATCATCGTTAGAAGCCCTGATTAGCAATCTACAACTGCCCCAACAGCAAGAAAGTTACAGTTTCCAGGAAAAGTTTATCGGTAATTTATTTATAGAGCAGAATTTAACTAGCAAACTCAAGCGAAAACTAAAAGAATGGGCAGAAGAAAATATTAAGGACTGTCACCAATTACTTATCCAATTAAATCAAGAGAGAGCGCAGCGATCGCTATATTATCCTGCGCTGTTGGTGGCAATTAGCGAGCGAGAAGGAGGATATATAGTTGAAGCATGGCTGATCGAAAACCTCACTAAATACAAGCAATACTCTTCATCTGACTGCGAACAGATTACCATTGATCGACAAGCTGCAATCCCCACAAATGAAACTTTAAGTAACGTTCCTGAATTGCTCAAACAACTGATTGCCGAAAGCTATGCTCGATGTCAACACGATCTAAAACAAATTCATATCTTTCTACCAGCTAAACTTATGAACCATGCGGTTGATTGCTGGCAAAATTTGCAAGCAGATGCCGATAATCACGATTATTTAACAACCATAGGTGAAGACTATGAAGTTATAATTCGCTGTTCGGAAAGATTAAGAGGTCAAAGTCCAGCAGTTGTCAGATGGCGCGATAAAGCTAATATTTTAAAGTTTCAGTTAGCTCAAAGTGCCCAGCAAATTTTTATGTTAGGAGATAGCAACAACCCCAAAATTTTATGGAAGAAACTTAAACAGCAAGAGCAGGCGATCGCCGTCAAAATCCCGACGGTTTTTCCCAAACAAGAAGAGCCAGGAACGCTTCTTTGGCAAGCAGCAGTCCCCCTTGCTTTATGGATTCGCCAACAACTTCCTGACATTGAAAATCAATTAGTATTAGATGAACTTCTCCAGGATTGTTGTTTAAAAGATGTGCCAAACCAAGTCAAAAATAAAAGATTAGATGCCACAGACTGCGACCTACCAGAAAATCATATTGGTCGCCATTTATGCTTACTTTGGGACGATCCCAATTTACTGCCACCAGAACAACTTTTAACCCCAAATAAACTCTAA
- a CDS encoding AAA family ATPase produces the protein MKDWKIFTGNSEPHDDWKLPPPPNWRPFTANIKKRDSSRQKRGETFQARAEEIDMVNAALYLRRPLLVTGKPGTGKSSLAYAVARELKLGEVLYWPVTTRTTLKDGLYNYDAIARLQRLQEVRQQQQDNPSPLSPEEREKQLQEQLKTIEKYITLGPLGTALLPSAKPRILLIDEIDKSDIDLPNDLLTILEEGRFEIPELVRIKEEVKEAQVRTAYTESKDASYTITKGQVICTTFPFVVLTSNGERDFPPPFLRRCLRLTMKEPGKEHLIKIIAAHLGQDLADPKNPDKLADQALDTLVDDFIEQRKTETLANDQLLNALFMVTNGRISTKERLIELLLQDLGQVSEDE, from the coding sequence ATGAAAGATTGGAAGATTTTTACCGGAAATAGTGAACCTCACGATGATTGGAAACTACCACCACCTCCTAATTGGCGACCTTTTACGGCAAATATCAAGAAACGAGACAGTTCTCGGCAAAAAAGAGGAGAAACTTTCCAAGCCAGGGCAGAAGAAATTGATATGGTCAATGCAGCTTTGTATCTGCGGCGACCTCTATTAGTTACAGGAAAACCAGGGACGGGAAAATCATCCCTAGCTTATGCAGTAGCTAGAGAATTGAAACTGGGAGAAGTATTGTATTGGCCCGTTACTACTCGTACTACTCTCAAAGACGGACTTTATAACTACGATGCGATCGCTAGATTACAACGGCTCCAAGAAGTGAGGCAACAGCAACAAGATAATCCTTCACCACTATCGCCAGAGGAACGAGAAAAGCAACTGCAAGAGCAACTTAAAACCATTGAAAAATATATTACACTCGGACCTTTAGGGACAGCTTTACTGCCCTCAGCAAAGCCCCGCATCCTCTTAATTGATGAAATTGACAAAAGTGATATTGACTTGCCTAACGATCTGTTGACTATTTTGGAAGAAGGACGCTTTGAAATTCCCGAATTGGTGAGAATTAAAGAAGAAGTTAAAGAGGCTCAAGTTCGCACTGCTTATACCGAGTCAAAAGATGCCAGCTATACAATTACTAAAGGACAAGTAATCTGTACCACCTTCCCCTTTGTAGTTTTAACCAGCAATGGAGAGCGAGATTTTCCCCCGCCCTTTTTAAGGCGGTGTTTGCGCCTAACCATGAAAGAGCCAGGAAAAGAGCATTTAATTAAAATTATCGCGGCTCATTTAGGTCAAGATCTGGCAGATCCTAAAAATCCCGACAAATTGGCTGACCAAGCACTTGATACCTTAGTCGATGACTTTATCGAACAAAGAAAAACAGAAACTTTAGCCAACGATCAACTTCTAAATGCCCTATTTATGGTAACTAACGGGCGAATATCGACCAAAGAAAGGCTAATCGAGCTACTTCTTCAAGATTTAGGTCAGGTATCAGAAGATGAGTGA
- a CDS encoding formylglycine-generating enzyme family protein: protein MSEPSSYHRPVERLLHRLERSGLMGRLQLSDQDIADTIWLALQMGVVKTQKAEEIETEEKQAEPSPQKLPIDHKKNDKKHDDPSKEESPIHLYPQDSLPKESKSQTSTQGLPFQVPAAAALQNKLPISRALRPLMRKVPSPIRKIIDAEATVTRIAEQDIWLPLTQPEPERWLNLELVVEESRSSFIWTETIDELQKLLQNHGAFRTVRAWTLSTTVSDPLQLTRRIEGGQKSHCQHSYKELISSNGRGLILLVSDCVSSIWQQEKIYQWLQQWSDRVTTAIVQLLPERLWQSSELGLGDKLPFSAFKPGVPNSSLVLPSLWSELKGKQVLKMPVVTLEDFSIENWAKVVAGRGNTRTPGFVFDLEFVAEQIKKSPAVKLQEPSPEELVDRFLATASPTAKRLAGLMAAAPVDLRVVHLIQKTLLPQPSSLVPVAEVFLSGTIQRVDYPRSDRNPQYEFLPEVRKLLNQATRLGETEKVLDIVSSYIAEKLGLSITSFTALLLKLQDLTTAQQEQILPFARVAVEVLQNLGGEYATFAQRVAGNSELEFIGFPPRQIFNIEVATIEVASESDTFEFTVATIEINASLLSSSNSPVELVDEKVFAQRGEHLNDLEQQLIQGVLANRTYAQIAATSRNSVEHLPENVATNLSKYLQNNVAPNLWQHLSAAFGEKVTKTKAKKLIKQWVAHRHITIHRHRQQAEYFIEYLGNIGNFGNLGNGVELEMVAIPAGSFLMGSPKDELERSDRESPQHRVTIQPFFLGRYPVTQAQWQAVASLPQQKRELNPNPSRFKGANRPVENVSWYDAIEFCARLSHATGKSYRLPSEAEWEYAARGGTTTPFHFGETITSELANYNANYTYGAGVKGVYRGETTPVGSFGVANAFGLSEIHGNVWEWCLDPWHGNYQGAPSDGRVWDEKIQNDIYLNIVKNLDILLESSERRVICGGSWYDYPIGCRCAYRLYDHPDYASSNLGFRVACGVPGT, encoded by the coding sequence ATGAGTGAGCCATCTTCCTATCATCGCCCAGTCGAACGCCTGCTGCATCGTTTAGAGCGCAGTGGATTGATGGGACGTTTACAACTGAGTGATCAAGATATAGCCGACACGATTTGGTTAGCTTTGCAAATGGGGGTTGTGAAGACGCAAAAAGCAGAAGAAATAGAAACAGAAGAGAAACAAGCCGAGCCATCGCCACAAAAACTGCCAATCGATCACAAAAAGAACGATAAAAAACACGACGATCCCTCAAAAGAAGAGTCACCTATCCATCTTTATCCCCAAGATTCCCTCCCCAAAGAGTCTAAGAGTCAAACCAGTACTCAAGGTTTACCTTTTCAAGTCCCCGCCGCCGCCGCCTTGCAAAATAAACTGCCAATTAGTAGAGCCTTGCGACCTCTGATGCGGAAAGTTCCTTCCCCTATCAGAAAGATTATCGATGCTGAAGCCACAGTCACTCGCATTGCCGAACAGGATATTTGGTTGCCTCTGACTCAGCCAGAGCCAGAACGGTGGCTGAATCTTGAGTTAGTAGTCGAAGAATCTCGTTCTTCATTCATTTGGACGGAAACTATTGATGAATTACAGAAGCTGTTGCAAAATCATGGAGCCTTTCGCACTGTCAGAGCCTGGACTTTATCGACTACAGTTAGCGACCCTTTACAATTAACCAGGCGGATCGAAGGCGGTCAAAAAAGTCACTGCCAACATAGTTACAAAGAGCTTATCTCTAGCAATGGACGTGGATTAATTCTGCTTGTGAGCGATTGCGTATCTAGCATCTGGCAGCAAGAAAAGATTTACCAATGGTTGCAGCAATGGTCAGATCGAGTCACTACAGCCATCGTGCAGCTTTTACCTGAGAGACTATGGCAAAGTAGCGAACTAGGCTTAGGAGATAAACTACCATTTAGTGCCTTTAAACCAGGCGTACCCAATTCTAGTTTAGTGTTGCCATCGCTGTGGTCGGAACTAAAAGGGAAACAAGTCTTAAAGATGCCTGTAGTCACCCTAGAAGACTTCTCAATTGAAAATTGGGCGAAAGTGGTGGCTGGTCGTGGGAATACTCGGACACCAGGCTTTGTCTTCGATCTAGAATTTGTCGCCGAACAAATTAAAAAATCACCAGCAGTTAAACTCCAGGAACCATCACCAGAAGAGTTAGTAGATCGCTTTTTAGCTACAGCTTCACCTACAGCCAAACGATTAGCTGGATTAATGGCAGCCGCACCTGTAGATTTGCGAGTGGTACATCTGATTCAAAAAACCTTACTTCCCCAGCCATCTTCACTAGTACCTGTAGCAGAAGTATTTTTGAGCGGGACGATCCAGCGAGTTGACTATCCACGGAGCGATCGCAATCCCCAATATGAATTTCTCCCAGAAGTTAGAAAACTACTGAACCAGGCGACTCGTCTAGGGGAAACGGAAAAGGTTTTAGATATTGTATCAAGTTATATAGCTGAAAAATTGGGTTTATCAATCACAAGCTTTACCGCGCTTTTATTGAAGCTTCAAGACTTAACTACAGCCCAACAAGAACAAATATTGCCTTTTGCTAGGGTAGCTGTAGAAGTATTACAAAATCTCGGTGGGGAATACGCAACTTTTGCCCAACGAGTAGCTGGCAACTCGGAACTAGAATTTATCGGTTTTCCCCCCAGGCAGATTTTTAACATTGAAGTGGCAACCATTGAAGTTGCATCTGAAAGCGATACTTTTGAATTTACGGTGGCAACCATTGAAATCAATGCCTCATTGCTCTCAAGTTCAAACAGCCCGGTGGAATTGGTAGATGAAAAAGTTTTTGCTCAAAGAGGAGAACATCTCAACGATCTCGAACAACAATTAATACAGGGGGTATTAGCCAATCGAACCTACGCACAAATTGCCGCTACCTCTAGAAACTCTGTAGAACATCTGCCAGAGAATGTAGCTACTAATCTGTCGAAATATTTGCAAAATAATGTGGCACCGAATTTATGGCAACATTTATCAGCAGCCTTTGGGGAAAAAGTTACCAAAACAAAGGCTAAAAAACTCATAAAGCAATGGGTAGCTCACCGCCACATCACCATTCACCGCCATCGTCAGCAAGCTGAGTATTTCATTGAATACTTAGGGAATATCGGAAACTTCGGAAATTTAGGGAATGGCGTTGAGCTAGAGATGGTAGCTATTCCAGCAGGTAGTTTTCTCATGGGTTCGCCAAAAGATGAACTGGAACGTTCCGACAGAGAAAGTCCGCAGCATAGGGTAACGATTCAACCCTTCTTCTTAGGTAGGTATCCCGTCACTCAAGCACAGTGGCAAGCAGTCGCCTCTCTCCCCCAACAGAAGCGCGAACTTAACCCAAATCCCTCTAGATTTAAAGGGGCAAATCGCCCTGTAGAAAACGTATCTTGGTACGATGCCATCGAATTTTGCGCTCGTCTCAGTCACGCTACTGGCAAATCCTACCGTCTGCCTTCGGAAGCCGAATGGGAATATGCAGCCCGTGGAGGAACGACTACACCATTCCATTTTGGAGAAACGATAACCTCAGAACTAGCCAATTATAATGCTAACTATACTTACGGGGCTGGAGTTAAAGGAGTTTACCGAGGAGAAACAACACCTGTAGGCAGCTTTGGCGTAGCCAATGCTTTCGGTTTGAGCGAGATACACGGGAATGTGTGGGAATGGTGTTTAGATCCTTGGCATGGAAACTATCAAGGGGCACCATCAGATGGTAGGGTTTGGGATGAGAAAATCCAGAACGATATATATCTAAATATTGTAAAAAATCTCGATATATTGTTGGAAAGTAGCGAAAGACGCGTTATTTGCGGCGGTTCTTGGTACGACTATCCTATAGGCTGTCGCTGTGCGTACCGTCTCTATGATCATCCCGACTACGCCAGCAGCAATCTCGGTTTTCGGGTGGCGTGCGGCGTGCCAGGGACTTAA
- the avd gene encoding diversity-generating retroelement protein Avd, with amino-acid sequence MNDLPIIQKTYDLIKWYVPILNRLPRSHKFVLGDRLSGQLYDLLEGLIGARYAKQKLPQLEGLNGKLDILRYQTRILHDFNLISTDRYQYASQQLQSIGSDLGGWIKQQIQLKK; translated from the coding sequence ATGAACGATCTTCCGATAATTCAAAAAACATACGATTTAATTAAGTGGTACGTGCCAATTTTAAATCGTTTGCCTCGCTCTCATAAATTTGTTTTAGGAGATCGGTTGAGCGGACAACTTTACGATCTACTTGAAGGGTTAATCGGGGCAAGATATGCCAAACAAAAGCTACCTCAGTTAGAAGGACTCAATGGTAAGCTCGATATCCTGCGATACCAAACTCGCATTCTTCACGACTTTAACCTAATTTCTACCGATAGATATCAATATGCCAGCCAGCAGCTTCAATCGATTGGCTCGGATTTGGGCGGTTGGATTAAGCAGCAAATTCAACTCAAAAAATGA
- a CDS encoding RNA-directed DNA polymerase translates to MKRLTNIWQHIIKFDNLLLAARKAQKCKRFRDNVLDFNYHLESNLLQLQIELSNQTYCPGNYRTFRIYDPKPRLISAAPYRDRIVHHALCNVIIPRLDRGFITDTYANREGYGTHRALKRFIEFYRQSDYILQCDIKKYFPSIDHQVLKELIRRKIKCPDTLWLIEVIIDNSNEQEPVIDYFPGDNLLTPLERKKGLPIGNLTSQFWANIYLDGFDHFIKETLKVRHYVRYVDDFALFADDWQFLADARKAIEEYLVRLRLKIHPIKSQLFETKYGANFLGFRILPERVRVRNDNLRRSRRRLRQLQQDYRCGQISLTELMQRLQSWEAHLKHGDTYRLRRAIFDRWVFSTPSQTTKRKCETFPKL, encoded by the coding sequence ATGAAACGTTTAACCAACATTTGGCAGCACATAATCAAATTTGATAATTTATTACTAGCCGCTAGAAAAGCTCAGAAATGCAAACGGTTTCGAGACAATGTTTTAGATTTTAATTATCATTTAGAAAGTAATTTATTACAGTTACAAATAGAATTAAGTAACCAGACATACTGCCCTGGCAATTACCGCACCTTTAGAATTTACGATCCCAAACCTCGTCTGATTTCGGCGGCTCCCTACCGCGACCGCATTGTCCATCACGCTCTATGTAATGTCATTATTCCTCGGTTAGATCGCGGTTTTATTACCGATACTTATGCCAATCGAGAAGGATACGGAACCCACCGTGCTTTAAAGCGTTTTATTGAATTTTACCGTCAGTCAGATTACATTCTTCAGTGCGATATCAAAAAGTATTTTCCCAGCATCGACCATCAGGTTTTGAAAGAGTTGATTCGCCGGAAAATCAAATGTCCAGATACTCTCTGGCTCATCGAAGTAATTATTGATAATAGTAACGAACAAGAACCAGTAATTGATTACTTTCCTGGCGACAACTTACTCACTCCATTAGAGCGAAAAAAAGGTTTGCCAATTGGTAACTTAACCAGTCAGTTTTGGGCAAATATTTATCTAGATGGGTTCGACCATTTTATCAAAGAAACTCTCAAAGTCCGCCACTACGTCCGCTACGTTGATGATTTTGCTCTTTTCGCTGACGACTGGCAATTTCTAGCCGATGCGAGAAAGGCAATTGAAGAATATTTAGTCAGATTGAGATTAAAAATTCATCCCATCAAAAGTCAGCTTTTTGAAACAAAATACGGAGCTAATTTTCTGGGATTTCGGATCTTGCCAGAACGGGTGCGCGTGAGAAATGATAACTTAAGGCGATCGCGTCGGCGATTGAGACAACTGCAACAAGATTACCGATGCGGTCAAATTTCCTTAACAGAATTGATGCAACGCCTCCAAAGTTGGGAAGCGCACCTAAAACATGGCGATACCTACAGACTGCGACGAGCCATATTTGACCGTTGGGTTTTCTCGACTCCATCACAGACAACCAAGAGAAAGTGTGAAACTTTCCCAAAACTTTGA
- a CDS encoding formylglycine-generating enzyme family protein gives MAASLKIVRQPKQVSGFVEDINGVPLDMILIPPGTFTMGAAKTEEGSSDSERPQHEVRVSTFFMGRYPVTQAQWQAVAVMPQEKLPLKLNPSEFKGENRPVERVSWYDAIEFCARLSRHTGRNYRLPSEAEWEYAARGGTTTPFHFGETISTDLANYDGTHEKYGAYGKGTRGEYRGETTDVGYFKVANAFGLSDIEPI, from the coding sequence ATGGCAGCTTCACTAAAGATCGTTCGTCAGCCGAAACAAGTTTCAGGCTTTGTGGAAGACATCAATGGTGTCCCACTAGATATGATTCTGATTCCCCCTGGTACGTTTACTATGGGCGCAGCCAAAACTGAAGAGGGTAGTTCAGACAGTGAAAGACCTCAACATGAAGTAAGGGTTTCTACTTTTTTTATGGGACGCTACCCTGTAACTCAAGCACAGTGGCAGGCAGTAGCGGTAATGCCTCAAGAAAAGCTGCCTCTTAAGTTAAATCCCTCTGAGTTTAAAGGAGAGAATCGCCCTGTAGAAAGAGTTTCTTGGTACGATGCGATCGAATTTTGCGCCCGTTTGTCGCGCCATACAGGAAGGAATTATCGCCTGCCTTCGGAAGCCGAATGGGAATACGCTGCTCGTGGAGGAACGACTACACCCTTTCACTTTGGTGAGACGATATCGACGGATTTAGCTAATTATGACGGTACACATGAGAAATATGGTGCTTACGGCAAGGGTACTAGGGGAGAATATCGGGGGGAAACTACGGATGTTGGCTATTTTAAGGTCGCGAATGCTTTTGGCTTGAGCGATATAGAACCCATTTGA
- a CDS encoding formylglycine-generating enzyme family protein, which produces MGSIHGNVWEWCLDPWHENYQGAPSDGRVWDEKIQSDQHLNIAENIDILLKSSEYRVIRGGSWSSYPIYCRCAARSYDHPDYDYNGFGFRVACGVPGT; this is translated from the coding sequence ATGGGTTCTATACATGGGAATGTGTGGGAATGGTGTTTAGATCCTTGGCATGAAAACTATCAAGGGGCACCATCAGATGGTAGGGTTTGGGATGAGAAAATTCAGAGCGATCAACATCTAAATATCGCAGAAAATATCGATATATTGTTGAAAAGTAGCGAATATCGCGTTATTCGCGGCGGTTCTTGGAGCAGCTATCCAATCTACTGTCGCTGTGCGGCCCGTAGCTATGATCATCCCGACTACGACTACAACGGTTTCGGTTTTCGGGTGGCGTGCGGCGTGCCAGGGACTTAA
- a CDS encoding calcium-binding protein, translating into MTAVAEDAEREERIDLEIIVDAYTAEEQAMGWYYYLEKNLNFPFPAYWNGSAVEVVEMSSEEDCERDMFVEVLYKEGAAEDIFSVRLSDIEVGDVDDKTAEAIADWNYWLDRGYEFS; encoded by the coding sequence ATGACCGCAGTTGCAGAAGATGCAGAACGAGAAGAACGAATCGACTTGGAAATCATCGTCGATGCTTACACTGCCGAAGAACAGGCGATGGGCTGGTACTATTACCTGGAAAAGAACCTGAATTTCCCGTTTCCTGCCTACTGGAATGGTTCGGCAGTTGAAGTAGTGGAAATGTCATCTGAAGAGGATTGCGAACGAGATATGTTCGTAGAAGTCCTTTACAAAGAAGGTGCAGCAGAGGATATCTTTTCTGTACGCCTATCTGATATTGAGGTTGGCGATGTGGATGACAAAACCGCAGAAGCAATAGCTGATTGGAACTACTGGCTAGACAGAGGCTATGAGTTTAGCTAA